In the genome of Streptomyces collinus, one region contains:
- a CDS encoding RNA polymerase sigma factor, with amino-acid sequence MTPQPTPASQSPSDPQPAEAPQPASPPPPRPDRTAEVIETVFRMESPRIIAGVARVVRDVGIAEELAQDALVAALEQWPRDGVPDNPGAWLMSTARHRAVDLVRRRENYARKLAEIGRDLSETAPPQEPADLDDIDDDLLRLVFTACHPVLSTEARTALTLRLLGGLTTTEIARAFLVPEPTVAQRIVRAKRTLATKNVAFEVPHGPDREARLGSVLDVIYLIFNEGYAATAGDDWLRPSLCEDALRLARVLSGLMPKEPEVHGLTALLELQASRTAARTGPSGEPVLLKDQNRSRWNRMLIARGFTALGRAEATSGGAPGPYLLQAAIAACHAHAYTYEETDWSRIATLYGLLAARSPSPVVELNRAVAVSMSEGPAAALVLVDALAGDPTLRDYHLLPSVRGDLLARLGRTPEARAEFERAASLTRNERERELLLRRAAEQP; translated from the coding sequence GTGACCCCGCAGCCCACCCCGGCCTCGCAGTCGCCTTCGGATCCGCAGCCGGCCGAGGCCCCGCAGCCCGCCTCACCCCCACCACCCCGACCCGACCGTACCGCCGAGGTCATCGAGACCGTCTTCCGGATGGAGTCGCCCCGGATCATCGCCGGTGTCGCCCGGGTCGTCCGGGACGTCGGGATCGCCGAGGAACTCGCGCAGGACGCGCTGGTCGCGGCACTGGAGCAGTGGCCGCGGGACGGGGTGCCCGACAACCCGGGCGCGTGGCTCATGAGCACCGCCCGCCACCGTGCCGTCGACCTGGTCCGGCGCCGGGAGAACTACGCCCGCAAGCTCGCGGAGATCGGCCGGGACCTGTCGGAGACGGCTCCCCCTCAGGAGCCCGCCGACCTCGACGACATCGACGACGACCTGCTCCGCCTGGTCTTCACCGCCTGCCACCCGGTGCTCTCCACCGAGGCCCGCACCGCCCTGACCCTGCGCCTGCTCGGCGGCCTCACCACGACCGAGATCGCCCGCGCCTTCCTCGTCCCGGAGCCGACGGTCGCGCAGCGCATCGTCCGCGCCAAGCGCACCCTGGCGACGAAGAACGTCGCCTTCGAGGTGCCGCACGGGCCCGACCGCGAGGCCCGCCTCGGCTCGGTCCTCGACGTCATCTACCTGATCTTCAACGAGGGGTACGCCGCCACGGCCGGCGACGACTGGCTCCGGCCGTCCCTGTGCGAGGACGCCCTCCGCCTGGCCCGGGTGCTCTCGGGCCTCATGCCGAAGGAACCCGAAGTGCACGGCCTCACCGCGCTCCTGGAGCTGCAGGCGTCCCGTACGGCGGCCCGCACCGGCCCCTCCGGCGAGCCGGTCCTGCTGAAGGACCAGAACCGCTCCCGCTGGAACCGCATGCTCATCGCCCGCGGCTTCACCGCACTGGGCCGGGCCGAGGCCACCTCCGGCGGTGCCCCGGGCCCGTACCTCCTCCAGGCGGCCATCGCCGCCTGCCACGCGCACGCGTACACCTACGAGGAGACCGACTGGTCCCGCATCGCCACCCTCTACGGTCTGCTGGCGGCCCGCTCCCCGTCCCCGGTGGTGGAGCTGAACCGCGCGGTGGCCGTCTCGATGTCCGAGGGCCCGGCCGCGGCCCTCGTCCTCGTCGACGCCCTGGCCGGCGACCCCACCCTGCGGGACTACCACCTGCTGCCCAGCGTCCGCGGCGACCTCCTCGCCCGCCTCGGCCGTACGCCGGAGGCCCGGGCCGAGTTCGAACGGGCGGCCTCCCTGACCCGCAACGAACGGGAGCGGGAGCTGCTGCTGCGCCGGGCCGCGGAACAGCCGTGA
- a CDS encoding YciI family protein: protein MPRFLTLIRIDEKNAPAEGPSPELMDRMGRLLEEITKAGVMLDTAGLTPTSDGSRVTWEGGQLSVTDGPFTESKEVIGGYSISQCKDKAEAIEWTKRFLSLHEDYWTITAEVRQIAED, encoded by the coding sequence ATGCCGCGCTTTCTCACGCTGATCCGCATCGACGAGAAGAACGCCCCCGCCGAGGGCCCGAGCCCCGAGCTGATGGACCGGATGGGCAGGCTCCTGGAGGAGATCACCAAGGCGGGGGTCATGCTCGACACGGCCGGGCTCACTCCGACCTCCGACGGCAGCCGGGTGACGTGGGAGGGCGGACAGCTCTCCGTCACCGACGGGCCGTTCACCGAGTCCAAGGAGGTCATCGGCGGCTACTCGATCAGCCAGTGCAAGGACAAGGCCGAGGCGATCGAGTGGACCAAGCGGTTCCTGTCGCTGCACGAGGACTACTGGACGATCACCGCCGAGGTCCGGCAGATCGCCGAGGACTGA
- a CDS encoding class I SAM-dependent methyltransferase: protein MNDLAPLLTPEGRALLDEVRDTDPAQELAVATRLRREHPAELVSAALGQARLRQRAVAKFGAEDAGRMFFTPNGVEQSTRASVAAYRARRMAEAGITSVADLCCGIGGDAIALARAGIRVLAVDRDPQTAAAARANADALGLSGLIEVREADVTDVDTAGFDAVFVDPARRGGRGRIFDPEAYSPPLSWAVSAARRAPRGAALKVAPGIPHEAVPEDAEAEWISDGGDVKEAVLWFGTEPGAVRATLLPGPRTLLSRGLPDPDVRPPGRYLYEPDGAVIRAHLVAEVADQVDGGLLDATIAYVTADALHPTPYATAYEITDHLPFNVKKLKALLRERQVGILTVKKRGSAVEPEELRKKVKPQGPHAATVFLTRVAGAPAMLIGHPA, encoded by the coding sequence GTGAACGACCTCGCTCCCCTCCTCACCCCCGAAGGCCGCGCCCTCCTCGACGAGGTGCGGGACACCGACCCGGCGCAGGAGCTGGCCGTCGCGACCCGGCTGCGTCGCGAGCACCCCGCCGAGCTGGTGTCGGCGGCGCTCGGGCAGGCGCGGCTGCGGCAGCGCGCGGTGGCGAAGTTCGGGGCCGAGGACGCGGGCCGGATGTTCTTCACGCCGAACGGGGTCGAGCAGTCGACCCGGGCGAGCGTGGCGGCCTACCGGGCCCGGCGGATGGCCGAGGCGGGCATCACCTCGGTCGCCGACCTGTGCTGCGGCATCGGGGGTGATGCGATCGCGCTGGCCCGCGCCGGGATCCGGGTGCTGGCCGTGGACCGGGACCCGCAGACGGCCGCGGCGGCCCGGGCGAACGCCGACGCGCTGGGCCTGTCCGGTCTCATCGAGGTGCGCGAGGCGGATGTCACGGACGTGGACACGGCCGGTTTCGACGCCGTGTTCGTCGACCCCGCCCGGCGCGGCGGCCGCGGCCGGATCTTCGACCCCGAGGCCTACTCGCCGCCCCTGTCCTGGGCCGTGTCCGCCGCCCGCCGGGCCCCGCGCGGCGCCGCGCTGAAGGTCGCCCCCGGCATCCCGCACGAGGCGGTCCCCGAGGACGCCGAGGCCGAGTGGATCTCCGACGGCGGGGACGTCAAGGAGGCGGTGCTGTGGTTCGGCACCGAGCCGGGGGCGGTCCGGGCGACCCTCCTGCCGGGCCCCCGCACCCTGCTCTCCCGCGGCCTGCCCGACCCGGACGTCCGCCCGCCCGGCCGCTACCTCTACGAGCCCGACGGCGCCGTCATCCGCGCCCACCTGGTCGCCGAGGTCGCCGACCAGGTCGACGGCGGGCTGCTCGACGCGACCATCGCGTACGTCACGGCGGACGCCCTGCACCCGACCCCGTACGCCACCGCCTACGAGATCACCGACCACCTGCCCTTCAACGTCAAGAAGCTGAAGGCGCTGCTGAGGGAGCGCCAGGTCGGCATTCTCACGGTCAAGAAGCGGGGCTCGGCGGTCGAGCCGGAGGAGCTCCGCAAGAAGGTCAAGCCGCAGGGGCCGCACGCGGCCACGGTGTTCCTGACCCGGGTCGCGGGGGCACCGGCGATGCTCATCGGGCACCCCGCCTGA